Genomic segment of Odontesthes bonariensis isolate fOdoBon6 chromosome 10, fOdoBon6.hap1, whole genome shotgun sequence:
AGTGTGCAGCAATCACATCATCTCTTGTGGTCACCAAGCTTACACCAGTATCATGTCTCGTCTCATCCTGCAGGTCGCAACATGCTCCTGGTTGGCGTGGATGGTCCTAAGGTCCCCTGCGAGGAGATCCTGGTGAAACATACGGGCAATCGCGTGTACAACGTCAGCTACCAGCTCAAAGAGAAGGGAGAGTACATTCTGGTGGTCAAGTGGGGGGATGAACACATCCCCGGCAGCCCCTACCACATCACCGTTTAAAAACCCAGCAAACGCCATGACCAGAAACTTATACCACTGTTAAAATCAGCTGCAACTCTGTCTCCAATCCAACCAATCGTTGTTTACAGCTCCAACACCCTCCCATGTTACAAATTTAAGATTTCCTATTTGATACCCAATTAAAACTCATGTCGGGCAGATCTGTGTTTTTAACAATCACTGTAATCCAGTTAAAAGAGGAACACGGTGAAATATTCCTCTCTGGTTATTCACttcatttcctgtttctttCATTCAGTAAACTTAGGGAGGCGAAAGATGCACCTTTTTATTACTGTAAACCTGCAGTCGGTTGTGCCTTTAGGCTGTTTTCGATTTTCAGCTGTACGCGAACATTAGTGGATTAGTCTAAACTATCGTAGATTGTCAGGATAACGTAGCAATGGTAGATTTTTGGCCCCCAGCTTTGGATGGAAGGTTACTGTTTACACTGGAGGAGCTCTTACATATGATTAAATAATGGCTTTATGAGCTACTATATGAACAATCACAGGACTTGGATCAAAGAGTGTCTGGAGTGATGTGCCTTCCTCATGTTTGGGTCTTTTGGGTCTTTAGTGTCTTTAGTGTAAGAATGTTGACATGCTTTGATGGAAGACATTTAAAGTGTCTGTATGAAAGTCGGCTCGACTGTTACTGTTACTGCAGGGGTAGCCTCGTTTACCCAGTAAATGCTCTGCGCTCGCTCTCTCCAGCATGTGGTGTTTATGATGATCTTTAACTAACCCAGTTGTTTAACCTGCTGCTAGTGTGATCCAGTTTTAGCCACTGCTGTTCTTAGTAGTAGGAAACTCGTTACGAATTATAGGGCATGTGAACAAATGGGAGCGGGAAACCATTAGTTTTCTCGTGGTTTGTTTTGCTAGTTCTCTCAACACTGCCACTGGGAGATATGCCGCTTTCAGTGTGTTAAGATTTGACATGTGCTCTGCATGTGCTTTAGGTTGTAAAGCTCTTTGAGATGCAGAAAAGGCTCTGAATTCAGGAGATTAAAAACATTAGCATGACGTGCAGCAGTTTGTGGCAACTCACTGCCTCGGTGTGGAACTTTTTCTGATGAattaaaaggtttaaaaaaagggAAGTTTCCGACCATGTGCTGGACAGAAGAGTTAGAGTTGAAGATGATGTTGTGGTTTGTCATGTCCTTTAAGTACGATGACCAAAAACAAGAAAGAACATGTTGCTTTTCTGTTTTGAATCTCACCTCCTCTCACTTCAGCCTCCACCCCCTCCCTTCGTCCCTCCTGTTCGCTTTGTGCCTAATCTATATTTCAGAAGAAAAAATGAATCTTGTCCAGAATAAAAAGGCTTTAAAAGTGATTGTAAGACAGTATTTTGATAcacaataaagtattttttcctGTCAGTCTAATggctttgtgttttctttagaCTCTTGACTTTTAAAGCTTTCTGTAAAATAACAAACCGTCTCCGTAAATTTTTTGTTCTTCAGGAATTTTCATTAATCTTGGAGGTGATGTTAAATCTAATGAAAGTGAAAACTGTACGTTACTGGAATATGGAAAACCTTTGACAAATTTTCTTTCTACCTCCAGAGGCTGTTGCAGGAGAAGGCATCTTATCTTTATGTAGACCTCTGAGCAACAAGCCATCCATAAATAAAACTAGGGCagggcgagttaacgcgataactcgttaattattttacgccgataaatattttatctcgcattaatgcagttttttttaaatttattttattgtaaaactgttgctcacaggcttttattttgtaaaagtctgctgtctgctgtggaaccggaaaagaaagtaatcggcggatccaccaaacctggagaagggtacggaacttttactcggccattttcattttaaagttcttccagacggcggagtcgacagaaccaaagtcatctgtaaacactgccaagttgaattgtcttctcaccgtagtagttccagtctaaaatatcacttaaaggcaaaacacacaactgatagcagcaagtcattcaaggaaacagtggagcgaggcttctacataaaaactacagaaagatgctgattttaaaagtgtgtttgcacaacaaatgttatggcactttcattcatatggcagcacatttaaaataaaactaaaagctatacactacttttgaattcacttttggattttgcgtacaaatgcgattaatcgtgattaatcagggaaatcatgtaattagattaaaaatttgaatcgttgcccagccctaaataaaacacaatattGGTTTTAAATATGTAGTTAAGAGCAACTTATTGCAACCAAGAGGTTTGTTTAGTTGAAACTCCACTTAGTAGTGATGTGATCATGTGATcagattacatttttaataacTTGAATTATTTTCAGTATGCCGTCTGTCTCTCATTGAGGAATTTGggcccattttttttcttttaatgttgcCATGCATTCTTTTCATGCGGGTAAAAAATGCTGGTGAAGCGGTTTAACTGCAACAATTTAATTTGTGTGAGGACATTGTGTGCTTTATAAAATGATTAATTAGAATACATACAGGTTGAGAAATAGCTGCCATAATGGCTCAATATTGATAGGGAACGGTCCGTGTGCTACATCCTTCACATTGCATGCTGTAGCTGTGCATAAGAAGGGACATTTGGAGAGGAGATACAAGGTAATGCTTTTGGGCCAGCAACTACACAGTTGAAATACAAAGAGGTCTTTGGCCTGAGCTACAAGCACATGCCGGCTCGCAGATGGCTCTAATCCCCTGTGGCCCAACAATGCAACTGAAGCTAGTCTTTTAGCAGAAGAGAAAATGTTTCCCAGCCATAAGTACAGTTTCTGTAGAAGAGTAAGGATGGTTCTGACCTTTGTGCTTTTGACATGTGAGGAAGATAAAATTTTGTCTGGTGTGTTATGAAGAACAAAGTGGTTAACAGAAGCACAGGTTGATGTATGGAAGACTGAACAAGAAACACCAGCTATGTGAAGATATTTAAAAGAGGATTTATCATCTTGGACCAGATTAGGTCAGCTACACTTGCCACCATCCTCTGAAGGTTTCAGCTCCCATCTTATTATTCAAGTGAGTTTTACTAATGAAAACCTTGTTTTTTTGCTCCATCTATATGAAAGATGTCAAGCTGAGCAGTTCATATGGGCACTTTAACTCTGCTCTGATACATAATATGGCTTTAAGAGCTGCTTGGTCCACATACATACAGTGTAAATAGGATTTTAACTTGTATACATCAGTGGTGGGATTCTGCTAAACAATgtcataaccctaaccccctgtTTGTGTTAACAAGCAACAGGTGTACCTATAcagtggccggtgagtgtatATTGCTTTTATATCAAGAGATTTGCATCCAAGAGAAAGTCCAACATCGTGTTTTATAGAAACTTTATTGGATTATCTTATATTAAACATTTTTTCTCTTGGTGAGCATGACAATGTTTCATGTTCATTACAAATAGATTCAATTTGTCAGAGAGCAGCTGTTTAAAAATGGAAAACTCAAACACAAAAAAGGAAACAGATGGCTTCAAGATATAGTGCAACAATTTATACACCAAAGCAGGGAAATTAAAGGAGGGGGAATCAATGCCTGTCTTTCGTTCTCATGAAAAGACCAAAACGATTTGTGTGTGAAAAACCATCAGGTTGAGAAATCCATTTAACTGTCAAAAAAAGTTgatattttctcaaaaaacagGTGGGAACCGTGATTCTTCGCCGTCACTGAGACGAAAGGACATAATGCATTTGTTGGGGACTAGTTTTGTGGTGCATCCaaacacattttatgtgccTGAGTTTAGGGCAGCAGGACTGTTTGTGGAACAGAGGCCAATACAGACTGTGTATGCGTCTACGGTAATTAGGAACACATCACCCACACAGTTTTTGAGGCAAAGTTAAGCTCTGTAGCTCAGACAAACAATGCACACGAGGCTTTGTAAATACCTTCTAATTTGTGTCATTGTGGTCATTCGATGGAACTTGGTGAGACTATGAGACAGAAAAGTTTATGGAATGTGGCATTATTAAAGTTCCACAGAAGTCAAACTGTCAATAGGTATGAGGAAGGAAGGCTTATCctttgaagagaaaaaaaaaatgtcctaaCAATAAATCTGCTCATCAAGTCTGACATTATCCCATGTAGTGGTACATGAGGTAAAAGACAGCTGCTAAGGCAGCTAACAGCAGCAGTGCCAGAATCCCCTTCCACTTGTTGCCTCCATACCTCCCTCTGCTTAGCTGCCTGAATCGCACAGCCCTGTGATTGGTTTCTGTGTAGCTGATCCGGACAGGaggcctgaaacacaggagGGAAAGTTTAGAAAAGGAGCTCAACCGTTTTTGCTCGAACAAGCTGCAACATCAGACTTCAAAACTCACTCTGTGCTTTGGTCCAAGCGTTCATCTCGATCAGCATTGCCTCTTTGTTTCAACCTGAGCGGAGGAATAATTTGTCAACAACGATTCACTTACACAGATTCTAAATTGGATTATTGAGACAGAATTTAGAATGTTTTCCATGAAAGGTTGATAAATTAGGGCTCAAGGACCCTCTGTGTGGCAACAAATCTATAAACCACACAACTGTGCAGCCCTGTGTTTTCATCCATTTAAAAAAGGACTGAATAGAGAAGGTACAGCAAGCTCAGTGAACATACAATTAATGTATTCTCATCACAAGGTAATGGCACAGGCTCGATATTCCTTATGCCTGCTGATTCTGCTCTGCTGTGTCTAATGTCTAATTCATAATGCGATTGTTACAACTGAATAATGTGGCACACTAAAGAGCCTCAGTGCTCAACAGCAACTTTTTGCCCCTAAACAGGTTATTCAGGATGCATTGTGtcactttttctgtgtttgcatgtttgtttgtgtaaaaCTGTCTGCACACCAGATAATGAAGCCTCCTCTCCAGACTGCTATTGAAGGAAAAAGATCGAGGTTTAGGGTTGGAGCACAGGATTGGCAAATGCATTATGTAAATGGGGCGTCCCCATGGGGATAACTGAAACAAAATTGCGTTGTGTGTGTTAAAACTACTCACGTATTGGCAT
This window contains:
- the emd gene encoding emerin (Emery-Dreifuss muscular dystrophy) isoform X1, translated to MMSLSEKSEAEIQSLLTEFGIKHGPIVDSTRKLYEKKLEQAMAKVTVKQSSDKTFYREEEEEITYVTYHSPRHEVHANTLKQRGNADRDERLDQSTEPPVRISYTETNHRAVRFRQLSRGRYGGNKWKGILALLLLAALAAVFYLMYHYMG